In Cytophagales bacterium, the following are encoded in one genomic region:
- a CDS encoding DJ-1/PfpI family protein, which produces MRKFLFIILSAICLTIPLQSVAQIAIVTVYQCAPCGCDSDHEHFDQPGKCPSCGMKLEAVTEPSKALRNLKEPMNVAILLYYHAQVLDYAGPYDVFTSAGENFNVYTVAETLEPVITMPNLTVIPQYEISNAPAPDIIIIPGGMWNTINEQTQYWIMQNSEPADHVFSVCTGAFILAEADMLNGLEATTHRAGLDLLQSKYPTINVQDKVRFVDNGKVITSAGVSAGIDASLHLISKILGVGWAEAVARNLEYNYVPASTN; this is translated from the coding sequence ATGAGAAAATTCCTATTTATCATCCTTTCGGCAATATGCTTGACTATCCCACTTCAAAGTGTAGCGCAGATAGCCATTGTTACCGTGTACCAGTGCGCACCTTGTGGCTGTGATTCAGATCATGAACACTTTGATCAACCAGGGAAGTGTCCCAGCTGTGGCATGAAGCTGGAAGCGGTTACCGAACCCTCTAAGGCACTCAGGAACCTGAAGGAGCCCATGAACGTCGCTATTCTGCTGTATTATCATGCGCAGGTGCTGGACTATGCAGGACCGTACGATGTATTCACTTCGGCTGGTGAAAATTTCAATGTGTATACGGTTGCTGAGACATTGGAACCGGTCATTACTATGCCAAACCTAACCGTCATCCCACAGTATGAAATATCAAACGCGCCTGCACCAGATATCATTATTATCCCAGGGGGCATGTGGAACACGATCAATGAACAAACGCAATATTGGATCATGCAGAACTCCGAACCTGCGGATCATGTCTTTTCTGTTTGTACGGGTGCCTTTATCCTGGCTGAAGCAGACATGCTCAATGGTCTGGAGGCTACTACTCATCGTGCGGGTTTGGACCTGTTGCAGAGCAAATACCCCACGATTAATGTCCAGGATAAGGTCCGCTTTGTGGATAATGGGAAAGTGATTACTTCGGCGGGTGTTTCCGCTGGTATTGATGCATCACTGCACCTGATCTCGAAAATCCTGGGGGTGGGGTGGGCGGAAGCTGTGGCGAGGAACCTGGAATACAACTATGTGCCTGCTTCTACAAATTGA
- a CDS encoding Maf family nucleotide pyrophosphatase, which produces MSSIPRLILASNSPRRKQLLSELGYEFTVRTCPVDEDFPDDMPAGEVAEFLARKKNKANRAIASENEVAITADTVVIRGQDILNKPADAQEAYDMIKSLSGRSHEVVTGVCISDSEQSKSFSVKTVVHFAELTDDEIHHYINVARPFDKAGAYGIQEWIGMIGVTRIEGSYSNVVGLPTREVYEGLRDFMP; this is translated from the coding sequence ATGAGTTCCATTCCCCGTTTGATTCTAGCTTCTAATTCTCCCCGACGAAAACAATTATTGTCGGAGTTGGGGTACGAATTCACTGTTCGAACCTGTCCTGTGGATGAAGATTTCCCCGATGACATGCCAGCAGGTGAAGTTGCTGAATTTCTGGCCAGGAAGAAAAACAAAGCCAATCGAGCAATAGCCTCAGAAAATGAAGTGGCCATCACTGCAGATACTGTCGTAATCCGAGGGCAAGACATCCTGAACAAACCTGCCGATGCACAAGAAGCCTATGACATGATCAAAAGCCTGTCAGGCAGATCACACGAAGTAGTCACAGGTGTTTGTATTTCAGATAGCGAGCAATCAAAAAGCTTCTCAGTGAAGACCGTCGTTCACTTTGCTGAATTGACCGACGATGAAATTCACCACTACATCAATGTTGCCAGGCCCTTCGACAAAGCCGGGGCATACGGTATTCAGGAATGGATAGGGATGATCGGTGTTACACGGATCGAAGGCTCCTACTCCAATGTGGTAGGGTTGCCTACAAGGGAAGTCTATGAAGGGTTGAGAGATTTTATGCCGTAA
- a CDS encoding alpha/beta hydrolase, which produces MKTKLSNGKLATAAEWFASGTRNIYSLKDKELIEPSKPSYGQLGHVHVFSKVNNKESNETNWISFLPGFPDGSFGWSRVDQELHEIGISNPQLFVEYIGQGDSDKPEDYAYSTYERADLVEAQWKANEIKETFLVTFDYSSLVAMELLCRQEERSVLNNQLKTKISGVLMINGGLFADAHSHPLMTTPLLKTAIGKMGARMAGKNRKVFDLMMKGLWSPEYGVSQAELGEVFDAISRRNGAVFMSNAARFVDEHKQNAKRWDLARLYHALSLAVKFYVVGSEQDPFEYKQIDAAKKRLAAQGLSVRKVPGGHMTTSEQPQQLADIIVEVINRQARPGASGAENY; this is translated from the coding sequence ATGAAAACAAAACTCTCAAATGGAAAACTCGCGACCGCAGCAGAATGGTTTGCCAGTGGGACGCGCAACATTTATTCATTGAAAGACAAGGAGCTTATCGAGCCATCAAAGCCATCGTATGGCCAATTGGGTCACGTTCACGTATTCAGCAAGGTAAACAATAAGGAAAGCAACGAGACTAACTGGATATCTTTCTTACCTGGATTTCCCGATGGTTCTTTTGGCTGGTCTCGCGTAGACCAAGAGTTGCACGAAATCGGAATTAGCAACCCGCAGCTGTTCGTGGAATACATCGGGCAGGGCGATTCTGACAAACCAGAGGACTATGCGTACAGTACTTATGAACGGGCCGACCTGGTGGAGGCACAATGGAAGGCGAATGAGATCAAAGAAACCTTCCTGGTGACCTTTGATTATTCGTCATTGGTAGCCATGGAACTATTGTGCAGACAAGAAGAACGATCAGTGCTGAATAACCAGCTTAAAACAAAAATATCTGGGGTCTTAATGATCAACGGTGGCTTATTCGCAGATGCTCATTCACACCCATTAATGACTACCCCATTACTAAAGACTGCTATAGGAAAAATGGGGGCAAGAATGGCAGGAAAAAACAGGAAGGTATTCGATTTAATGATGAAGGGACTCTGGTCCCCTGAATATGGAGTGAGTCAGGCAGAATTGGGAGAGGTATTTGATGCTATCAGTCGCCGCAATGGGGCAGTATTCATGAGCAACGCAGCGAGATTTGTGGACGAACATAAGCAAAATGCAAAGCGATGGGACCTGGCTCGTCTTTATCATGCACTTAGTCTTGCGGTGAAATTTTATGTGGTCGGAAGTGAGCAAGACCCATTTGAATACAAACAGATTGATGCAGCGAAAAAGCGATTGGCGGCTCAAGGGCTTTCTGTTCGAAAAGTGCCTGGAGGACATATGACTACCTCGGAACAGCCCCAACAACTTGCTGACATCATTGTTGAAGTTATCAATCGACAAGCTAGGCCTGGAGCATCAGGTGCAGAAAACTATTAA
- a CDS encoding DUF1015 domain-containing protein yields the protein MADILPFRAWRYNDELSRSIENLTSPLFDVVSSRQRAALYENKINSVHLSVPNGEDPAKLAEETLDQWKKDGTLKQDHVPGIYVYFQKFALPGRDHVYVRKGFICNIRIHDWNENVILRHENTMPHSVSDRQSILASTGLNVSPTHGLYTDTAHEIEALLDESMQNPIYEVEDYQGVTDSLGVIQDSAAIRKIMSVIRDKQIILADGHHRYEGSLAHYKQMRQNNPDHTGEEGYNFHMMYLTNTEAHDLRILPTHRLIKGKPINEEKFLGQLQEDFIVKPVENPFDINEIILGKQWAFGLLINNNAYKIRLKPDQIHQMSWNFPSEVKELDLTVMHYFIFEKILRIPGIEQRSAREISFERSFPACLQEVVSGQADFAIITKDISIDTVKQVCYSGYTMPQKSTYFYPKVICGFLFGSILDHEFHSPFDSSF from the coding sequence ATGGCTGATATCTTGCCATTCCGAGCCTGGCGGTACAATGATGAGCTCAGTAGATCCATTGAAAACCTGACCTCTCCTTTGTTTGATGTCGTTTCATCTCGACAAAGGGCAGCACTGTACGAAAACAAGATCAATAGCGTGCATCTCTCCGTCCCTAATGGTGAAGATCCTGCAAAACTTGCAGAAGAAACCCTTGATCAATGGAAAAAAGATGGCACCTTGAAGCAAGATCATGTTCCAGGGATTTATGTGTATTTCCAAAAATTCGCTTTACCCGGAAGGGATCATGTCTACGTTAGAAAAGGATTTATCTGTAATATCAGGATTCATGACTGGAACGAAAATGTGATTTTAAGGCACGAAAACACTATGCCACATTCGGTCAGTGATCGGCAATCCATATTGGCAAGTACAGGATTGAATGTAAGCCCCACTCACGGATTGTATACCGATACAGCACATGAGATTGAGGCTTTGCTGGATGAAAGCATGCAAAATCCTATTTATGAGGTAGAAGATTATCAGGGAGTGACTGATAGTCTGGGTGTGATTCAGGACAGTGCGGCTATCCGGAAGATCATGTCAGTCATTCGAGACAAGCAGATCATTCTTGCCGATGGTCATCATCGATATGAAGGGTCACTGGCTCATTACAAACAGATGCGACAGAATAACCCGGATCATACAGGCGAAGAAGGATATAATTTTCATATGATGTACCTCACCAACACGGAGGCGCACGATCTTAGAATTCTTCCAACTCACCGCCTGATTAAGGGTAAGCCTATCAATGAGGAAAAATTCCTGGGTCAATTACAGGAAGATTTCATTGTCAAGCCCGTCGAAAACCCATTTGATATCAATGAAATCATTCTCGGCAAGCAATGGGCTTTTGGTCTGCTGATCAACAACAATGCCTACAAGATCCGGTTGAAGCCTGATCAGATCCATCAGATGAGCTGGAATTTTCCCAGCGAAGTGAAAGAGCTTGACCTCACCGTCATGCATTACTTCATCTTTGAAAAGATCCTGAGGATTCCAGGAATAGAACAACGATCTGCCAGGGAAATTAGCTTCGAAAGAAGTTTTCCAGCTTGTTTACAGGAAGTTGTTTCAGGACAGGCTGACTTTGCGATCATTACGAAAGACATTTCTATTGACACAGTCAAGCAAGTATGTTACAGTGGCTACACCATGCCACAGAAGTCTACTTACTTCTATCCAAAGGTGATTTGCGGCTTTTTATTCGGTTCAATCTTAGACCATGAGTTCCATTCCCCGTTTGATTCTAGCTTCTAA